The region CTCCTTGGTGGCTAAACCCATACTCCTCTTCGGCTTCCCTTAATAGCTCGCCAAACAAAGGGTGGTTAAAATAAATAACCGGCACCAAAACTCTATGGTAATCGCCGTCTTTTTGGCCGATATAGATGGCCAAGTGTCCTTTCGGAACTTCCGTAAGCTTCTCGTTGATTGGGTCTTGACCAATAGGAACGTAACCCAACCCGGGCTTTGATGAGCATATAGATTTAGCCCTTTTTGTCAAGCATTGACCCCAGCTAATGAGCTTCGAGAAAGACTTGGACTTACAAAACGATTTTGATTCTGATTGTGTCAGGCGACAGTACCCACGTGGGTGCCGAGCTTTGCGAATGAACCACCTCGAGATCCGGACCAACCGTTTTCCGATCTTGAAACCTCTTATCTTTCTCATCAGTTGTGTCTGGTAGTAGTCGGGACAACGTCAATAAAGAGGCTTTTGgctctgttttttttcttttggagcGTAGAAGAAACAGGACAGAAAAGGGGTATTGTTGTTTTAGGAAAAGGGCCAAGGATCAGCTATGGACATAGCAAGGCGAAAGAGTGTAAGGCAGACTTCAGAGAGAGAAGTTGGGATATTTGACATCGTTACGCCTCTTACCAACCGAGTATTTCATTCGGAACCTGACATAAAATTCCTAGCCTTGTATTGTTTTGTCTTTTGTTTCTCTGTAGAACTAAACTCAAGAGCGGAGATAATAGGGGTAGAGTAAGGGGAGATAATGAAAGACCTGACTATAAATAAATACACAAAGCAAAGAAAAGTCAAAGAggttgaaaaaaatgaaagtggGAGAGgtttaatcataaaataataatccaTGAAAAATCTTTATCTTTTAAAatgaatttctatgtttttaattatatattaaattattgttttgaaAAGACTTACCGACCTTGAAAGCAAcaattattctttttaaaattagaataaaatattaaattaaaaacaatgaaTGCTTTGAAATGAAGTGGTGAGGAAAATTGACGTTTACTTTTCGTCCTAACCCATTTCACACAACACATTCAATTATAAACTAAATTGCAACTTCCAACCCAGAGTTTTTTAATGCATGAAGTGGGGATTGTATGCTCTCGTCTTGTCTGAAAAACAGAAAAGACATTCTTGGCTGTTTTTTTTACGTACGGAGGCCTGTACCTGCACCTTCTGCATCTACCTCTTGGCTGCTTCCAAGGGACATTATACGTATTGTACGATATACACAAACTTTGATTACATCAAAAACCTTGACTTTCATATATCCcgcaaatttttaaaaaaagctattctttttcaaaatttacggaaatgggccatttatataattatttatcggaatgaTCCGTTTTTCGCGAAACCGCGTCTACGTcaacgcgatgtcagggtacgcgccaggaaatcgcgtccacgtaagcacaatttttttgaatcaattaattcttcaatattacatcaatagcagcaagtacaaaaaagatttaaaattgttactaacaagatttgaaccaaggttctaagggaaaagagcaagcaacttaaccaactaagctaaactaattaattaacatattataaaaatactgttattatctcactacaccaaaacaggcttttagcggcgtttttagcggcgtttggataaaaaacgccgctaatgatcgATCATTAGCGGCCATTacgaaaaacgccactaaaaaaagcattagcggcgtttttgagcaAAGCGCCGCAAataacctaagcccaacgacgccgttttctgagctttcgggaaTTTAGCGATGTTTTTggtaaagcgccgcaaaaaacccaAGCCCAACGATGCCGTTTTCTGAACTTTCagagatttagcggcgtttttcgtaaagcgtcgctaaaggtaagcaatagcggcgtttcctataaaaacgccgcaaaaaataaatcaatttataaaaaaataaaaaaattttagaatagcaaagcggcgtcgttttgttcaaaatgaaaaaattttgcggcgctttatatgaagcgccgctaaaggtaagcaatagcggcgtttcctataaaaacgccgcaaaaaataaatcaatttataaaaaaataaaaaaaatttagaatagcaaaatggcgtcgttttgttcaaaatgaaaaaattttgcggcgctttataagaagcgccgctaagcaatagcggcgtttcctataaaaacgccgcaaaaaataaatcaatttataaaaaaaataaaaaaattttagaatagcaaaacggcgtcgttttgttcaaaatgaaaaaattttgcggcgctttataagaagcgccgctaaaggtaagcaatagcggcgtttttataaataaatcaacttataaaaaaataaa is a window of Gossypium hirsutum isolate 1008001.06 chromosome D08, Gossypium_hirsutum_v2.1, whole genome shotgun sequence DNA encoding:
- the LOC107900838 gene encoding auxin-responsive protein SAUR36, coding for MRKIRGFKIGKRLVRISRWFIRKARHPRGYCRLTQSESKSFCKSKSFSKLISWGQCLTKRAKSICSSKPGLGYVPIGQDPINEKLTEVPKGHLAIYIGQKDGDYHRVLVPVIYFNHPLFGELLREAEEEYGFSHQGGITIPCRFSEFERVQTRIAAGTGGRKMVWKRHHH